In the genome of Nocardia sp. NBC_00416, one region contains:
- a CDS encoding class I SAM-dependent methyltransferase: MHCRLCDSSRLTSVVDLGATPPCESFLSAEQLNLPESTYPLHLRVCADCLLLQIPALITPEETFTEYAYFSSYSDSWVRHAREFVQAAIARLGLDEHSFLVEVASNDGYLLRHVVAAGIPCLGIEPSENVGAAARAAGVPTTTGFLDEDSARQVRAEHGPAQLVVANNVYAHIPDLRGFTRALRTLVADDGWISIEVHHALNLVRHGQFDTIYHEHFQYYTLASAQRALATAGLAVADVETLPTHGGSLRIWARPEAVAEPTPRVAELLALEADAGLHAVPGYRSLRDRAETVRHELLRFLLEQKAAGKRVVGYGAPGKGNTLLNYCGIRPDLLEYTVDRNPYKHGRYTPGTRIPIHPPERIDADRPDFVVVLPWNLEAELTEQLRHIGEWGGRLVFPLPTVRVVEPSPVEVGAR; the protein is encoded by the coding sequence GTGCATTGTCGATTGTGTGATTCGTCCCGGCTGACCAGTGTCGTGGACCTGGGAGCGACACCTCCTTGTGAGAGTTTCCTGTCAGCGGAGCAGCTAAACCTGCCGGAATCCACCTATCCGTTACACCTGCGGGTGTGCGCGGACTGTCTTCTGCTGCAGATCCCCGCCCTCATCACACCGGAGGAGACGTTCACCGAATACGCCTACTTCTCCTCCTACTCCGACAGTTGGGTGCGGCACGCGCGGGAGTTCGTGCAGGCGGCGATCGCCCGGCTGGGACTGGATGAGCACTCGTTTCTCGTCGAGGTGGCGAGCAATGACGGCTATCTGCTGCGCCACGTGGTGGCGGCCGGTATTCCCTGCCTGGGTATCGAACCGTCGGAGAACGTGGGCGCGGCGGCGCGGGCGGCCGGAGTCCCGACAACCACCGGGTTCCTGGACGAGGACTCCGCTCGGCAGGTACGCGCCGAACACGGGCCCGCGCAATTGGTCGTGGCGAACAATGTGTACGCGCACATCCCCGACCTGCGCGGTTTCACCCGGGCATTGCGCACGCTGGTCGCCGACGACGGCTGGATCTCGATCGAGGTCCACCACGCGCTGAACCTGGTACGGCACGGCCAGTTCGACACGATCTACCACGAACATTTCCAGTACTACACCCTCGCATCGGCGCAGCGCGCGCTCGCGACGGCCGGACTGGCGGTGGCCGATGTGGAGACACTTCCGACGCACGGCGGGTCGCTGCGGATCTGGGCCCGGCCCGAAGCGGTGGCCGAACCGACGCCGCGGGTGGCGGAGCTGCTCGCGCTCGAGGCGGACGCCGGACTGCACGCGGTGCCGGGTTACCGCTCGCTGCGCGACCGGGCCGAAACGGTGCGCCACGAACTCCTGCGGTTCCTGCTCGAACAGAAGGCCGCCGGCAAGCGGGTGGTCGGCTACGGGGCGCCCGGTAAGGGCAATACCTTGCTGAACTATTGCGGTATCCGCCCCGACCTGCTCGAATACACGGTCGACCGCAATCCCTACAAGCACGGCCGTTACACCCCGGGCACCCGGATACCGATCCATCCGCCGGAACGGATCGACGCCGACCGCCCGGATTTCGTGGTCGTGCTGCCCTGGAACCTGGAGGCCGAACTCACCGAGCAGTTGCGCCATATCGGTGAATGGGGCGGGCGGCTGGTGTTCCCGTTACCCACCGTCCGTGTGGTGGAGCCGAGTCCGGTGGAGGTCGGCGCGCGATGA
- a CDS encoding sugar transferase, which translates to MVLDLGVVGGAVDLHLPGPGDRDSWRAGYVRRLAGTDILVVAAAVLCAQLFSMYPLGWELDPRTTALTLGIGLAWSILLGSNGSRSPHTIGAGADEYRRLISATLQLFGTIAIASLILRVDIAHDHLVVALPLGLFGLIATRALWRGHAARHRALGRYRRSVLVVGSPEAARAVTAALSEQDMHGYYVVGVCTPTGDALAEPATLRVGPREIPIVGNDRSVRSAVRRTGADTVVVMATDRLGPRDIRRLAWDLDAFGTELIVAPGIMNISGTRMSNQVLAGIPMLHIERPQYDRALSFGKAVFDLCFSVLILTAIAPVLLVLAGAVKFTSAGPVFYLSERIGVDGKPFRMIKFRSMYLRADREAATLISANGGNPLFFKLKDDPRVTPVGRLLRKYSLDELPQFFNVLRRDMSVVGPRPQVRREVHSYDGVMRRRLLVRPGITGLWQVSGRSDLSPEESVELDISYVENWSMLLDLRIIARTLRAVARGDGAY; encoded by the coding sequence ATGGTTCTGGATCTCGGTGTGGTCGGAGGTGCCGTCGACTTGCACCTTCCGGGTCCCGGTGATCGGGACTCATGGCGCGCCGGTTATGTGCGCCGGCTCGCCGGTACCGACATCCTCGTGGTCGCCGCGGCAGTCCTGTGCGCGCAACTGTTCAGCATGTATCCCCTCGGCTGGGAACTCGACCCGCGGACCACCGCGCTCACCCTCGGTATCGGGCTCGCCTGGTCGATTCTGCTGGGCTCGAACGGGTCCCGGTCTCCACACACGATCGGTGCGGGCGCCGACGAATACCGTCGCCTCATCTCGGCCACCCTGCAGCTGTTCGGCACGATCGCCATCGCCTCCCTGATCCTGCGCGTCGATATCGCCCACGACCACCTGGTGGTCGCATTGCCCCTCGGCTTGTTCGGCCTGATCGCCACCCGCGCCCTGTGGCGGGGACACGCGGCCCGGCATCGGGCGCTGGGCCGGTATCGCCGCTCGGTTCTCGTGGTCGGCAGCCCCGAAGCCGCCCGCGCTGTGACGGCCGCCCTCTCCGAGCAGGATATGCACGGCTACTACGTCGTCGGTGTGTGCACGCCCACCGGTGACGCGCTCGCCGAACCCGCCACACTGCGCGTCGGCCCGCGCGAGATCCCGATCGTCGGCAATGATCGCTCGGTCCGCAGTGCGGTCCGCCGCACCGGCGCCGACACCGTCGTGGTGATGGCCACCGACCGGCTCGGCCCCCGCGATATCCGCCGACTCGCCTGGGACCTCGACGCGTTCGGCACCGAGCTGATCGTCGCGCCCGGCATCATGAACATCTCCGGCACCCGCATGTCGAACCAGGTACTGGCCGGTATTCCGATGCTGCACATCGAACGTCCGCAATACGATCGGGCGCTCTCGTTCGGCAAGGCCGTCTTCGATCTCTGCTTTTCCGTGCTGATCCTGACGGCGATCGCGCCGGTGTTGCTCGTTCTCGCGGGCGCGGTCAAATTCACCAGCGCCGGGCCGGTCTTCTACCTGTCGGAGCGGATCGGCGTGGACGGCAAACCCTTCCGGATGATCAAGTTCCGCAGTATGTACCTGCGGGCCGATCGCGAAGCCGCCACGTTGATCAGCGCCAACGGCGGCAACCCGCTGTTCTTCAAGTTGAAGGACGACCCGCGGGTCACTCCGGTGGGCCGCCTCCTGCGCAAGTACAGCCTCGACGAGCTGCCCCAGTTCTTCAATGTGCTCCGCCGCGATATGAGCGTCGTCGGACCGCGCCCCCAGGTGCGCCGTGAGGTCCATTCCTATGACGGGGTCATGCGCCGGCGGCTGCTGGTGCGTCCCGGGATCACGGGGCTGTGGCAGGTGAGCGGACGCTCGGATCTGTCCCCCGAGGAATCGGTCGAGCTCGATATCTCCTACGTCGAGAACTGGTCCATGCTGTTGGATCTGCGGATCATCGCCCGCACCCTCCGAGCTGTCGCCAGAGGTGACGGGGCGTACTGA
- a CDS encoding alpha/beta hydrolase, with protein sequence MGTATLRWVLAAALATGGLVGSGSAVTADPGAAGVVSVDPVDDRRQTVTVFSPAMNRAIPVQVIRAADASKPRPTMYLLNGSGGGPNESGWDVQTDAVSFLRGKDVNVVTPYGGANSYYTDWLRDDAVLGRNKWQTFLNEELPPVIEGYLGANGDRALAGVSMSGTSVLNLAIAEPGFWKSVASYSGCAQTSDPVGHEYVRLTVELWGGGQSVENMWGPAGGPLWRANDPLVNADRLRGTPVYLSTGSGIPAAPHDTPADRRVQEGRIPLPVQLAFGGPIEAAIHQCTVNMTNRLRELDIPVTLDDRPAGTHSWGYWEDDLRSSWPFLAQSIGIG encoded by the coding sequence ATGGGTACCGCGACACTGCGCTGGGTGCTGGCCGCTGCGCTGGCCACCGGCGGCCTGGTCGGGTCGGGCAGCGCGGTGACTGCCGACCCGGGGGCGGCCGGTGTCGTATCGGTGGATCCCGTGGACGACCGCCGGCAAACAGTCACGGTGTTCTCGCCCGCGATGAACAGGGCGATTCCGGTGCAGGTCATCCGTGCCGCCGACGCGTCAAAGCCGCGACCCACGATGTACCTGCTCAACGGTTCCGGGGGTGGTCCGAACGAGAGCGGGTGGGATGTGCAGACCGACGCCGTGAGTTTCCTGCGCGGCAAGGATGTCAATGTCGTCACCCCGTACGGCGGCGCCAACTCCTACTACACCGACTGGCTACGCGACGACGCCGTACTGGGTCGCAACAAATGGCAGACCTTCCTCAACGAAGAGCTACCGCCGGTCATCGAGGGCTACCTGGGCGCCAACGGGGACCGTGCACTGGCCGGGGTTTCGATGAGCGGCACCTCGGTACTGAATCTGGCGATCGCCGAGCCCGGATTCTGGAAGAGCGTCGCGTCCTACAGCGGGTGTGCGCAGACCTCGGATCCGGTCGGACACGAGTACGTGCGGCTCACCGTGGAACTCTGGGGCGGTGGGCAGAGCGTCGAGAACATGTGGGGTCCCGCCGGCGGGCCGCTGTGGCGTGCCAATGATCCGCTGGTCAACGCCGATCGACTGCGTGGGACTCCCGTCTATCTGAGCACGGGCAGCGGGATCCCGGCGGCGCCGCACGACACTCCTGCCGATCGGCGGGTACAGGAGGGCCGGATTCCGCTCCCGGTACAGCTCGCGTTCGGTGGTCCGATCGAAGCGGCCATCCACCAGTGCACGGTGAACATGACGAATCGTCTGCGCGAACTCGATATCCCGGTGACGCTGGACGACCGTCCGGCCGGAACCCATTCCTGGGGTTACTGGGAGGACGATCTGCGCAGTTCCTGGCCCTTCCTGGCCCAGTCGATCGGCATCGGGTGA
- a CDS encoding MATE family efflux transporter, with protein MTSHWRNYRAILALAGPIAGIQLAQVALTTVDLAMMGLLGVAAVAAGGLALLLYNQLRTMCVGMITGVGNMIAAAAGRGEQRTGTDDLGTAAHEEIREYLRAALLVATLTSAAGALVLVALSYALRGLGQDAAVLELARPIMWTLAPGLIPMLWLNVLRQFAVGMRRAGSLLRVTLWSIGVNALLDALFVFGWFGVPRLGPAGIGLATTLVQVWTCGIYLFRVRRDPVLGDLVSLRAWHADRATVLRIVRTGAPISLTYGAEAAITSIATVLMGGFGAVALAASNIVNQLAYIVYQVNIGLSQGSSILVSRTVGQGDRDAVAAIAGRTFALGFAFMTVTGLIYVLAPGLVLAPFLGAHRDDAAVVGAASTLLWFAIVQQYCKGSQNLCIGLLRGIGNTKAGMQSTLVGYFALGVPAMTVFGLALDWRGPGIWLGLCVGFGATAALVWRRFLRDLRIGSRERDLVG; from the coding sequence ATGACATCTCACTGGCGGAACTACCGGGCGATCCTGGCCCTCGCCGGGCCGATCGCCGGGATCCAACTCGCACAGGTCGCGCTGACCACGGTCGATCTGGCCATGATGGGACTGCTCGGGGTGGCCGCGGTGGCCGCGGGCGGGCTCGCGCTGTTGCTGTACAACCAGCTGCGCACCATGTGCGTCGGCATGATCACGGGTGTCGGGAACATGATCGCCGCGGCGGCCGGGCGCGGCGAGCAGCGAACCGGGACCGACGACCTCGGCACAGCCGCACACGAAGAGATCAGGGAATATCTGCGGGCGGCGCTGCTGGTCGCGACCCTGACCTCCGCGGCCGGCGCGCTCGTCCTGGTCGCGCTGAGCTATGCCCTGCGCGGGCTCGGGCAGGACGCGGCCGTGCTCGAACTCGCCCGGCCGATCATGTGGACCCTGGCCCCCGGACTGATTCCGATGCTGTGGCTGAACGTACTGCGGCAGTTCGCCGTCGGCATGCGCCGCGCCGGTTCCTTGCTCCGGGTGACACTCTGGTCGATCGGAGTCAACGCGCTGCTCGATGCGCTGTTCGTCTTCGGCTGGTTCGGCGTCCCGCGACTCGGCCCGGCGGGAATCGGGCTGGCCACCACACTGGTCCAGGTCTGGACCTGCGGCATCTATCTGTTCCGCGTCCGGCGCGACCCCGTGCTCGGTGACCTCGTGTCGCTACGGGCCTGGCACGCCGACCGCGCGACCGTGCTGCGGATAGTCCGCACGGGGGCGCCGATCTCACTGACCTACGGCGCGGAGGCGGCGATCACCTCGATCGCCACCGTGCTGATGGGCGGGTTCGGGGCGGTGGCGCTGGCCGCCAGCAATATCGTCAACCAGCTCGCCTACATCGTCTACCAGGTGAACATCGGACTGTCGCAGGGTTCGTCGATCCTGGTGAGCCGCACCGTAGGACAGGGCGACCGGGACGCGGTCGCCGCCATCGCGGGCCGGACCTTCGCTCTCGGTTTCGCCTTCATGACCGTGACCGGCCTGATCTACGTACTCGCGCCGGGACTCGTGCTGGCCCCGTTCCTCGGAGCCCACCGCGACGACGCCGCGGTGGTCGGGGCCGCTTCGACACTGCTGTGGTTCGCCATCGTCCAGCAGTACTGCAAGGGCTCGCAGAACCTGTGCATCGGCCTGCTGCGCGGTATCGGCAACACGAAGGCCGGGATGCAGAGCACGCTGGTGGGCTATTTCGCGCTCGGTGTACCCGCGATGACGGTCTTCGGACTGGCCTTGGACTGGCGCGGCCCGGGTATCTGGCTCGGTCTCTGCGTCGGTTTCGGTGCGACGGCCGCCCTGGTGTGGCGCCGCTTCCTGCGCGACCTGCGCATCGGTTCGCGCGAACGGGATCTGGTGGGCTGA
- a CDS encoding PLP-dependent cysteine synthase family protein, with the protein MSAQPPRHGENVVRFASELIGATPLLELVRTGAGTRLLLKLEQFNPTGSAKVRMAREMVVQAEDSGELRPGGHIVEPTSGNTGTGLALMALERGYSFTAVVDDHAAADKLRAMKAMGAHLVIVDSAGTEGPSSVRRRRVAAEISTRTGAYQPDQHNNPHNNTGYRELAAELRKDLATDIDYLVGAVGTGGSLCGTVAELRRLGSGVRAIGVEPAGSIIFGGPAGGYWQTGAGSPAGFPVGGNVKYDVIDEDCRVRDIDAFATARVVARRTGILIGGTAGAAVHVALRRLVHLPAGSTVVVLVCDAGEKYLDTVYDEDWLAARGLYDQSAHQRIVRLCRAYDESVRLASTDLVRTGA; encoded by the coding sequence ATGAGCGCGCAGCCGCCCCGGCACGGCGAGAACGTGGTTCGGTTCGCCTCCGAGCTGATCGGCGCCACCCCTTTGCTCGAGCTGGTCCGCACCGGTGCGGGCACCCGGCTGCTGCTCAAACTCGAGCAGTTCAACCCGACCGGATCGGCCAAGGTGCGGATGGCGCGGGAGATGGTCGTGCAGGCCGAGGACAGCGGGGAACTGCGGCCGGGCGGTCATATCGTGGAACCCACCTCCGGTAACACCGGCACCGGCCTGGCGCTGATGGCGCTGGAACGCGGCTATTCCTTCACGGCCGTGGTGGACGATCACGCCGCCGCCGACAAACTCCGGGCCATGAAGGCCATGGGCGCGCATCTGGTGATCGTGGACAGTGCCGGCACCGAAGGCCCCAGCAGTGTGCGGCGCCGCCGGGTCGCGGCCGAGATCAGCACGCGCACCGGGGCCTACCAGCCCGATCAGCACAACAACCCACACAACAACACCGGGTATCGCGAGCTCGCCGCCGAATTGCGCAAAGATCTGGCGACCGATATCGACTATCTCGTCGGCGCGGTGGGCACCGGCGGCTCCCTGTGCGGCACCGTAGCGGAACTGCGGCGGCTGGGCTCCGGAGTCCGCGCGATCGGTGTGGAACCCGCGGGGTCCATCATCTTCGGCGGCCCGGCGGGCGGCTACTGGCAGACGGGCGCCGGCAGCCCCGCGGGATTCCCGGTGGGCGGCAATGTGAAATACGACGTGATCGACGAAGACTGCCGGGTCCGCGATATCGACGCCTTCGCCACCGCGCGGGTGGTCGCGCGGCGCACCGGCATCCTCATCGGCGGTACCGCGGGCGCCGCCGTCCATGTCGCATTGCGCCGACTGGTGCACCTGCCTGCGGGCAGCACGGTGGTAGTGCTGGTGTGCGACGCGGGCGAGAAGTACCTCGACACCGTCTACGACGAGGATTGGCTCGCGGCCCGCGGCCTCTACGATCAATCCGCGCACCAGCGGATCGTCCGGCTCTGCCGCGCCTACGACGAGTCGGTGCGGCTCGCGTCCACCGATCTCGTGCGGACGGGAGCATAG
- a CDS encoding alanine racemase — MDLSPTTIDLPALPAVELAWQRRVIDDRQLLFDIHHAVGGPFHVVHPEQFGANLRDFQTVLSRHETRGRVYYGKKANKAGCWLPVVADLGAGADVASEPELVHALAHGIRGRDICVTGAAKTDALLRLAARHDCIVAVDALDELARGAHIARTAGRLRILLRVLPPTAPDSRFGLSEADLDHAVARCVDLREQVELLGFSFHLDGYAVAPRAELAHQVIGLCERTRARGLPVSAISIGGGFACRYVRDEDWAAFQRDHRDEWFHAGRRFEKFYPYAQQPTGAAMLDAILTETCHGRSLAERLRSADIALFLEPGRALLIDAGFSVFPLLGFKQNADYGIATVHGLSMSVSEQWKGSEFLPDPILVPRAADPDPRPVATCVGGASCMEYDVLTWRKVLLSQRPRAGDLLLYPNTAGYQMDKNESEFHQLPLPPKIVVTDADDRLRWRLDR; from the coding sequence GTGGACCTGAGTCCCACCACGATCGACCTTCCCGCACTGCCGGCCGTCGAGCTGGCCTGGCAACGGCGGGTCATCGACGATCGGCAGCTCCTCTTCGATATTCACCACGCCGTCGGCGGACCGTTCCATGTGGTCCACCCCGAGCAGTTCGGCGCCAATCTCCGGGATTTCCAGACGGTGCTGTCCCGGCACGAGACCCGTGGTCGGGTGTACTACGGCAAGAAAGCGAACAAGGCCGGTTGCTGGCTGCCCGTGGTCGCCGACCTCGGCGCGGGAGCCGATGTCGCGTCCGAACCCGAGCTGGTGCACGCCTTGGCGCACGGCATCCGGGGCCGCGATATCTGCGTGACCGGGGCCGCGAAGACCGATGCGCTGCTGCGGCTGGCAGCACGGCACGACTGCATTGTCGCCGTCGACGCACTCGACGAACTGGCACGCGGCGCGCACATCGCCCGCACGGCGGGGCGATTGCGGATTCTGCTGCGCGTACTGCCGCCGACCGCCCCGGACAGCCGATTCGGTTTATCGGAGGCCGACCTGGATCACGCGGTCGCCCGCTGCGTGGATCTGCGCGAGCAGGTCGAACTACTCGGCTTCTCGTTCCATCTCGACGGCTACGCGGTCGCGCCCCGCGCCGAACTCGCCCACCAGGTGATCGGGCTGTGCGAGCGAACCCGCGCGCGCGGACTCCCGGTATCGGCGATCTCGATCGGCGGCGGCTTCGCCTGCCGATACGTGCGGGACGAGGACTGGGCGGCCTTCCAGCGCGATCACCGCGACGAATGGTTCCACGCGGGCAGGCGGTTCGAGAAGTTCTATCCCTACGCCCAGCAGCCCACCGGGGCCGCCATGCTCGATGCGATCCTCACCGAAACCTGCCACGGGCGCAGCCTGGCCGAGCGTCTGCGGAGCGCCGATATCGCGCTCTTCCTGGAACCGGGCCGCGCCCTGCTGATCGACGCGGGGTTCAGCGTGTTCCCGCTGCTCGGCTTCAAACAGAACGCCGACTACGGGATCGCCACCGTGCACGGCCTCAGCATGAGCGTGTCCGAGCAGTGGAAGGGCAGCGAGTTCCTGCCCGATCCGATCCTGGTGCCGCGCGCCGCCGACCCGGACCCGCGTCCGGTCGCGACCTGTGTCGGCGGCGCCAGCTGTATGGAGTACGACGTCCTCACCTGGCGCAAGGTGCTGCTGTCGCAGCGGCCGCGCGCCGGTGATCTGCTGCTGTACCCGAATACCGCCGGCTACCAGATGGACAAGAACGAGAGCGAGTTCCATCAGCTGCCGCTACCGCCCAAGATCGTCGTCACCGACGCGGACGACCGACTGCGCTGGAGGCTGGACCGATGA
- a CDS encoding ornithine cyclodeaminase translates to MDNALHILTRTDLADIDITPSEVIELVEEGYLALARGDSRCPVKLMMPIPKLERDAVSYSMLGYDGSLEHLGFKTSYRQGSESAAKYYTTISLYDDATGLPFALMDCQRIGAARTPATTAIIAKHAAPEGADSALMIGTGVQGRNTLPYLLSALPGLRRLRLFGTHPDGIAESRAALRRWFPDRELELVEDVPAAVAESDIVVVASGRAAHPKVRTEWLRPGGLLISVASKGVASGALRAADYAIATSTGQLGVTGTRLAGDDDVVIDAELPEIVAGRAPARRDRSDRVFAFSSGMVITDIPVAHALATRAVAAGRGQQVRLWT, encoded by the coding sequence ATGGACAACGCACTGCACATCCTCACCCGCACCGATCTGGCCGATATCGACATCACGCCGTCCGAGGTGATCGAACTCGTCGAGGAGGGCTATCTCGCGTTGGCCCGCGGCGACTCACGGTGTCCGGTGAAACTCATGATGCCGATCCCGAAACTCGAACGTGACGCCGTGTCGTACTCGATGCTCGGATACGACGGATCGCTCGAACACCTGGGCTTCAAGACCTCCTACCGGCAGGGCAGCGAGAGCGCCGCCAAGTACTACACGACGATCAGCCTCTACGACGACGCCACCGGACTGCCGTTCGCACTGATGGACTGCCAGCGCATCGGCGCCGCCCGCACCCCGGCCACCACCGCGATCATCGCGAAGCATGCCGCGCCGGAGGGCGCCGACAGCGCGCTGATGATCGGCACCGGAGTCCAGGGCCGCAATACACTGCCCTATCTGCTCAGCGCACTGCCCGGTCTGCGGCGACTGCGCCTGTTCGGGACCCACCCGGACGGAATCGCCGAAAGTCGCGCGGCGCTGCGGCGGTGGTTCCCGGATCGCGAACTCGAACTGGTCGAGGACGTGCCCGCCGCGGTCGCCGAATCCGATATCGTCGTGGTGGCCTCGGGCCGCGCCGCGCACCCGAAGGTGCGCACCGAATGGCTGCGACCGGGTGGTCTGCTGATCTCGGTGGCCAGCAAGGGCGTCGCGAGCGGCGCGCTGCGGGCCGCGGATTACGCCATCGCGACCAGCACCGGTCAGCTGGGCGTCACCGGCACGCGTCTGGCCGGCGACGACGATGTCGTGATCGACGCCGAACTTCCCGAGATCGTGGCCGGGCGGGCGCCGGCCCGGCGGGACCGGTCCGACCGCGTATTCGCCTTCTCCAGCGGGATGGTCATCACCGATATCCCGGTCGCGCATGCCCTGGCGACCCGCGCGGTCGCGGCCGGGCGTGGACAGCAGGTGCGGCTGTGGACCTGA
- a CDS encoding long-chain-fatty-acid--CoA ligase, translating to MASSSPPISRGMTAGEQLARPARKIPAAPALRFGGESRSYRQLDERVSRLANALRARGIGPGDRVAVLGLNSVEVVEAFLASNRLGAIGVPINFRLVAGEIAYLLQDSGAAAAVVDARFARVLGEARRQAPELRTSLVIGGGAGEHDGEDYEEALRDAGPEFTEVTVDEHEPAYIMYTSGTTGRPKGAVLTHYNLMLHAFSVGMHQGISGDDRVALNGAPLFHIAGLSSYLMCLLPGGTFVITPSGGFDPATSVELLARERVSSCFFVPAQWQAICALPDIARYDLSALRQISWGAAPASTTLLRTMIETFPQAAVSTAFGQTECSPVTCTLRGEDAVRKIGSVGTPILNVEVRVVDEEMNEVAPGEVGEIVYRGPTVMKEYWNKPQATAEAFAGGWFHSGDLVRADEDGYFYVVDRKKDMIISGGENIYCAEVENVLAGHPGVADIALIGVPHPTWGEAPLAVIVAADPAAAPTAAQIEAFARDRLAGYKCPKEIAIVAALPRNASGKVLKTELRERYSTGGRAVAPAG from the coding sequence ATGGCCAGTAGTTCACCCCCGATATCTCGAGGAATGACAGCCGGCGAGCAGCTCGCCCGGCCCGCCCGCAAGATCCCCGCTGCTCCGGCCCTCCGGTTCGGGGGCGAATCGCGAAGTTACCGACAGCTGGACGAGCGAGTGTCCCGGCTGGCGAACGCGTTGCGGGCACGCGGAATCGGCCCCGGTGATCGCGTCGCCGTTCTCGGCCTGAACTCCGTGGAGGTGGTCGAGGCATTCCTCGCGTCGAACCGGCTCGGCGCGATCGGGGTGCCCATCAATTTCCGGTTGGTCGCCGGCGAGATCGCCTATCTGCTGCAGGATTCCGGTGCGGCCGCGGCCGTGGTCGACGCGCGGTTCGCGAGGGTGCTGGGCGAGGCACGCCGACAGGCGCCGGAGCTGCGGACCTCCCTGGTGATCGGAGGGGGCGCCGGCGAGCACGACGGCGAAGACTACGAAGAGGCGCTGCGTGACGCCGGCCCGGAATTCACCGAGGTGACCGTCGACGAGCACGAACCGGCCTACATCATGTACACCTCCGGCACCACCGGTCGCCCCAAAGGCGCGGTGCTCACCCACTACAACCTCATGCTGCACGCCTTCAGCGTCGGCATGCACCAGGGCATATCCGGCGACGATCGCGTCGCGCTCAACGGGGCGCCGCTGTTCCACATCGCCGGGCTGTCCAGCTATCTGATGTGCCTGCTGCCCGGCGGTACGTTCGTGATCACGCCGTCGGGCGGGTTCGACCCGGCCACCTCGGTCGAACTGCTCGCCCGCGAGCGTGTGTCGAGTTGTTTCTTCGTCCCGGCGCAGTGGCAGGCGATCTGTGCGCTCCCGGATATCGCGCGCTACGACCTGTCCGCGCTGCGGCAGATCTCCTGGGGCGCGGCCCCGGCGTCGACGACGCTGCTGCGCACGATGATCGAGACCTTCCCGCAGGCCGCGGTGTCCACCGCGTTCGGACAGACCGAATGCAGTCCGGTCACCTGCACTCTGCGCGGCGAGGATGCGGTTCGCAAGATCGGGTCGGTCGGGACTCCCATCCTGAACGTCGAGGTCAGAGTCGTCGACGAGGAGATGAACGAGGTGGCGCCCGGCGAGGTCGGGGAGATCGTCTACCGGGGCCCCACGGTGATGAAGGAGTACTGGAACAAACCGCAGGCGACGGCGGAGGCGTTCGCCGGGGGTTGGTTCCACTCCGGCGACCTCGTGCGCGCGGACGAGGACGGTTATTTCTATGTCGTCGATCGCAAGAAGGACATGATCATCTCCGGTGGGGAGAACATCTACTGCGCCGAGGTGGAGAACGTGCTGGCCGGGCATCCCGGGGTGGCCGATATCGCGTTGATCGGTGTGCCGCACCCCACCTGGGGCGAGGCGCCGCTCGCGGTGATCGTTGCGGCGGACCCGGCCGCCGCGCCCACCGCCGCGCAGATCGAGGCGTTCGCCCGGGATCGGCTGGCCGGATACAAATGCCCGAAGGAGATCGCGATCGTCGCGGCGCTGCCCCGCAACGCCAGCGGGAAGGTTCTCAAAACCGAACTGCGGGAAAGATACTCGACCGGCGGTCGCGCCGTCGCACCGGCCGGGTGA
- a CDS encoding GNAT family N-acetyltransferase, producing the protein MANSAEIRTPRLLLRSWTADDLVAVHAGTAQPHWARDFPATGDREIADALRARPEWLDPYGHRLVVERDGGTTVGSIGLFWPPLDGVLELGYGIVPSRRGRGYATEATRALADYALTAPLVHAVSASVELANPASVRVLEKAGFVRFSTSGECAEFRLTGRE; encoded by the coding sequence ATGGCGAATTCCGCCGAAATCCGTACGCCGCGACTACTTCTCCGCTCGTGGACGGCCGACGACCTCGTCGCGGTGCACGCCGGCACCGCGCAGCCGCACTGGGCGCGGGATTTCCCGGCCACCGGCGACCGGGAGATCGCCGACGCGCTGCGGGCGCGACCCGAATGGCTGGATCCGTACGGCCACCGGTTGGTGGTGGAGCGCGACGGCGGTACGACGGTGGGGTCGATAGGTCTGTTCTGGCCGCCGCTCGACGGTGTGCTGGAGCTCGGCTACGGCATCGTGCCGTCGCGCCGGGGCCGCGGGTATGCGACGGAAGCGACCCGGGCGCTGGCCGATTACGCGCTCACCGCACCTCTGGTGCACGCCGTGTCCGCGTCGGTGGAACTCGCGAATCCCGCGTCTGTCCGAGTGCTGGAGAAGGCCGGCTTCGTCCGGTTCAGTACCTCCGGTGAGTGTGCGGAGTTCCGGCTGACCGGCCGCGAGTGA